Part of the Syntrophales bacterium genome, GCCCTCAGACCTGAGAGACGACGAATTTTAACAGGCCTTTCCTTCACGGACAGCACTTTGTAAACTTCAACCGGTTCAGCTTTTCCTTTAATCCTTGTGGATTCGAGACCTTCAAAATTGAAAAACCCTTCAGTATGGCGATAGGTATCAGGACCGACAAGAATTTCACCCGCGCCAGCCATATCCGTAAGGCGAGAGGCCAAATTGATGGCATCCCCGGTCATCCCGTGTTTACCTTTTTCAATATCCATTTTATCAGTAACTACGAGCCCCGTATTGATACCGGTATGCACCGATATGGACCTTCCAATTTTTTCCTCCAGCTGGGGACTTATGGCTTCCACTACATCGTGTATTTCCCTTGCAGCCATAATGGCTCTGAATGGATCATCTTCATGGGCTTTTGGCACACCGAAAAGGGCCATGACGGCATCACCGATAAACTTATCGATAATTCCTCCATACCTGGTCACAACCCGGGCAACTTCCCCGAAGATGCGGTTCATAATCTCTTTGACTTCTTCGGGGTCTAATTTCTCCGACATTTCAGTATATCCGGACAGGTCGGAAAACAGGACCGTTATATGTTTCCGTTCACTTTTAATTGAATCAGGATAAACGACGGATTCGTCGCCAGGAAATGATGTTTCCGGATGGACGACGGGATTGACGTCCGAGGGGTTTTTCAGACTATGACCGCATTCATTGCAAAATTTACCGGTAGGCGGATTTACATTCCCGCATGCACGGCAGGAAATTTCCAGTCCGTGGCCGCACTCATTACAGAACCTGGACCCATCAGGATTATCAAGCTGGCACTTTGGGCATTTCATCTTTTATGCCCCCTATGACTTAAGTTTGACGGTTTCGTAAAAAGTCGGAGTTTTTGCCGTTTTGTCATTCCCGACCTGATCGGGAATCTATAACTGCGTGTAATTACTGGATTCCCGCTTTCGCGGGAATGACAGATTAGGTAGTATTATGACTTTTTACGAAAGCATCAAGTTTATTCCAAACTTAAAAACATAGATGAAGGGCAAAAGGCTGAAAGGTGAAAGCAACAAAACAAATTCGACCTTTGAATCTTAATTCTTGGCCCTTAGCCTTTAGCCCTTGACCTTTCGCCTTTGCGGCTTCGCCGCAGTAAATCTGCGAAATCTGTGGATTAAAAAACAAAGACCACGGCAGCTATTACGGACGTGTACCCTATATTTTTAACAATAGCAGACTGGGTAATTTCTCTCGTCCTGACTATTTTACCGCTTATCTTGAAGATTTCTTCTTTTTCATTCCAGGCGGCGTCAATATCGAAATCAATTCCCAGAGTCGATGCGAGCATAGCCGCTGCCAGGTCTTCCGCATATT contains:
- a CDS encoding adenylate/guanylate cyclase domain-containing protein, producing MKCPKCQLDNPDGSRFCNECGHGLEISCRACGNVNPPTGKFCNECGHSLKNPSDVNPVVHPETSFPGDESVVYPDSIKSERKHITVLFSDLSGYTEMSEKLDPEEVKEIMNRIFGEVARVVTRYGGIIDKFIGDAVMALFGVPKAHEDDPFRAIMAAREIHDVVEAISPQLEEKIGRSISVHTGINTGLVVTDKMDIEKGKHGMTGDAINLASRLTDMAGAGEILVGPDTYRHTEGFFNFEGLESTRIKGKAEPVEVYKVLSVKERPVKIRRLSGLRA